The genomic stretch GGCGTGGGCCGATGAGGCTCATATGGCCGACCAAGACGTTCCACAGCTGAGGGATCTCATCGAGCCGGTATTTGCGGATGACCCGGCCGACCCGGGTCACCCGCGGGTCTCGTCGAGCGGCGAACTGAGGGGGGGCGCTGGCATCGACGCCCATGCTGCGGAATTTCAGCATGGTAAAGGGTTTGCCAAATAGGCCAACGCGTACTTGCCGGAACAAGGCCGGCCCCGGAGATTCCAGTCGAATGGCAATGGCCACGGCAAAGCCAATCGGCAGTGCCAGTGGCGCCAGGCACAGCACGGCCACCAGATCAATCAGTCGCTTTGTGAAGCCATAGAAGTAATGCGCGGCGTAGTCATCGAGAAAGTTCTCGTCGATATGTGAGAGCCCGACTCGACCCGTCAGCATCTCGCCGATGCGCTCCACGGAATACATGCGCACGTGGCTGAGCTTGAACTGGGCCAGGGCGCGCGTGCGCTCGGGGTCAGCCGTGGCGTTTCGATCCAGCATCAGGCCATCGCAGTGCACGGCGTCCGAGAGGGAGTTGATGACGCGGAACTGCGTCGGGCTTGCGGGAGAGGTGCCGGGCATGGAGAGAATCCGCTCCAGCTGCTCGAGCGTTGCCGCGTCGGTGTAACCGAACACGGGCACGTAGTTGTGCACATAGCGCCGATAGCCGAACCAGATCCACGCCAGCGTCGTGAAGTAAGCGAGCAGCATGGCCCCTCGCGAATACTCGAGATGGAAGGCGACCACGACAAACAGCAGCGCAGCGAAGGGCAAGGTCGTAGCGACGCCGATCAAGCTGTTGCCTTCAATGGAGGGCAGGTGGAGGGCACGATGCAATAGCAGAAATGCGCACACATACGGCAGCAGCGACCAGACCAGCGTATTGGTGAAAACGTGTGTGACTGCGCCAGCGTGGCGTGCCAACGTTGCCAGCGCGATCGTCAGCCCCAAGAAAGCGAGCCCCAGCACGGCCCAAGTCAACATGCGGGTTGCACGTCGGATTGTCTCCGAGCCTCTGACATGGAGCGGTCGGGCGGGATGTCCTGCGCTGGTGCCTTTATTCATGGCCTGTTTGTTCTTGGAGTGGTTGCTCAGAATGGTTGGCGCCTCGGTGTACCAAGACCTCTTGATATACCTGCCAAGTTGCGTCCGCCATGTTGCCCATGCCGAAATGTTGTTCCCAGTATTGGCGGGCGTCGTTCCCGAGGCGCTCTCTTTCTGCCCCGTTAGCCGCCAGTTGCGCCAGCGTCTCAGCCCAAGCTTGTA from Ralstonia pickettii encodes the following:
- a CDS encoding sugar transferase, producing the protein MNKGTSAGHPARPLHVRGSETIRRATRMLTWAVLGLAFLGLTIALATLARHAGAVTHVFTNTLVWSLLPYVCAFLLLHRALHLPSIEGNSLIGVATTLPFAALLFVVVAFHLEYSRGAMLLAYFTTLAWIWFGYRRYVHNYVPVFGYTDAATLEQLERILSMPGTSPASPTQFRVINSLSDAVHCDGLMLDRNATADPERTRALAQFKLSHVRMYSVERIGEMLTGRVGLSHIDENFLDDYAAHYFYGFTKRLIDLVAVLCLAPLALPIGFAVAIAIRLESPGPALFRQVRVGLFGKPFTMLKFRSMGVDASAPPQFAARRDPRVTRVGRVIRKYRLDEIPQLWNVLVGHMSLIGPRPEQVPMVEDFERTISYYPYRHLVRPGLSGWAQVQQGYAGTHEETVTKLSYDLYYVKHCSFALDLLIAVKTLRTMLTGYGAR